Proteins encoded within one genomic window of Pseudorasbora parva isolate DD20220531a chromosome 3, ASM2467924v1, whole genome shotgun sequence:
- the LOC137071747 gene encoding uncharacterized protein, whose protein sequence is MFLRQHFWTALLLAIILVSLVVVIIFIFINVCISKRGAWYSTQAKPNHYNGTNFKKQDNQVYHKEVENWKPPLPSRDQFLSMNSVDQSYEEVESVLDYVEVEESTSPPAPQQPNFTPHYTPVEKKSQDQVSKDYDGMDEIEIPANNDSVDYENTEETEIPANDDSEDYDDIEDIEITANDGSEDYDDIEDIEIPANDDSEDYDDVG, encoded by the exons ATGTTCTTGCGTCAACACTTCTGGACAGCATTACTGCTGGCCATCATTCTGGTGTCGCTGGTGGTagtaatcattttcattttcatcaaTGTTTGCATCAGTAAAAGAG GTGCTTGGTACAGTACACAAGCAAAGCCAAATCATTACAATGGCACAAATTTTAAAAAACA GGATAACCAAGTTTATCACAAAGAAGTTGAGAATTGGAAACCACCTTTACCTTCAAGAGATCAGTTCCTGTCCATGAATTCTG TGGATCAGAGTTATGAGGAAGTGGAGTCCGTGCTGGACTATGTTGAGGTTGAGGAGTCCACCTCCCCTCCTGCACCCCAACAACCCAACTTCACGCCACACTACACCCCAgtagagaaaaaaagtcaagaTCAAGTCAGCAAGGATTATGATGGCATGGATGAGATTGAAATCCCTGCTAACAACGACAGCGTGGATTATGAGAACACTGAAGAAACTGAAATCCCTGCTAACGATGACAGTGAGGATTATGATGACATTGAAGACATTGAAATCACTGCTAACGATGGCAGTGAGGATTATGATGACATTGAAGACATTGAAATCCCTGCTAACGATGACAGTGAGGATTATGATGATGTAGGgtga
- the derl2 gene encoding derlin-2, with the protein MAYQTIRQEYLQIPLVTRAYTTACVLTTAAVQLELITPFQLYFNPDLILRNYQVWRIITNFLFFGPVGFNFLFNMIFLYRYCRMLEEGSFRGRTADFVFMFLFGGLLMTIFGTFVNLVFLGQAFTIMLVYIWSRRNPNVRMNFFGLLNFQAPFLPWVLMGFSLLLGNSIIVDLLGIAVGHVYYFLEDVFPNQPGGSKWLRTPYILKMLFDTPEEDANYNPLPEERPGGFAWGEGQRLGG; encoded by the exons ATGGCATACCAGACAATCCGACAGGAATATTTACAGATTCCTTTGGTTACTAGAGCTTATACCACCGCCTGCGTTCTCACTACGGCCGCCGTG CAATTAGAACTCATCACACCTTTCCAGCTTTACTTCAACCCAGATTTAATATTGAGGAATTATCAG GTATGGCGAATAATAACcaactttttgttttttggtccggttGGGTTCAACTTCTTATTCAACATGATATTTTT GTACCGGTACTGTCGGATGCTGGAGGAGGGGTCCTTCAGAGGGAGAACCGCTGACTTTGTCTTTATGTTCCTCTTCGGTGGCCTTCTCATGACT ATATTTGGCACGTTTGTGAATCTTGTGTTCTTAGGTCAGGCTTTTACCATCATGCTGGTGTATATCTGGAGCAGGAGGAACCCAAACGTGCGCATGAATTTCTTTGGCCTTTTGAATTTCCAGGCACCCTTCCTCCCGTGGGTGCTCATGGGATTCTCTCTGCTGCTGGGAAACTCCATCATTGTGGACCTTTTAG GCATTGCGGTGGGACACGTGTACTACTTTCTAGAGGATGTGTTTCCCAACCAACCAGGTGGCAGCAAATGGCTGAGGACTCCCTACATTCT TAAGATGCTCTTTGATACACCAGAGGAAGATGCCAACTACAACCCTCTCCCTGAGGAGCGTCCAGGAGGCTTCGCCTGGGGCGAGGGTCAGCGACTAGGAGGCTAG